A portion of the Stella humosa genome contains these proteins:
- the gatB gene encoding Asp-tRNA(Asn)/Glu-tRNA(Gln) amidotransferase subunit GatB, with amino-acid sequence MSLIEGRTGSWEVVIGLEVHAQVVSHSKLFSGAATAFGAEPNSQVSFVDAGMPGMLPVINAVCVRQAVLTGLGLEAEINLVSVFDRKNYFYADLPAGYQISQFTRPIVGKGTIVLDLAGGASRSVGITRLHLEQDAGKSMHDQHPTMSYIDLNRSGVALMEIVSEPDMRTSEEAGAYLKKLRSILRYLGTCDGNMEEGSMRCDCNVSVRRPGEELGTRCEIKNVNSIRFVMQSIEYEARRQIAIIEDGGTIRQETRLFDSGKGETRSMRSKEHAHDYRYFPDPDLLPLILTQEFVDEIKAGMPELPDAKKARFVAEYGLTPYDAGVLVGEQENAAFFEAVARGRDPKLAANWVTGDFFAFLNKAGKPIAESPVSAEALGGLIDLIRDGTISGRLAKEVFEAMWETGKPAAVIVEERGLKQDSDTGSIEASIDQVMAANADKVAEYRSGKDKLFGFFVGQVMKATQGKANPALVNEILKRKLAG; translated from the coding sequence ATGAGCCTCATCGAAGGACGCACGGGTTCCTGGGAGGTCGTGATCGGCCTCGAGGTCCACGCCCAGGTCGTCTCCCATTCCAAGCTCTTCTCGGGGGCGGCGACCGCGTTCGGCGCCGAGCCGAACAGCCAGGTCTCGTTCGTCGATGCCGGCATGCCGGGCATGCTGCCGGTCATCAACGCGGTCTGCGTGCGCCAGGCGGTGCTGACCGGGCTGGGGCTGGAGGCCGAGATCAATCTCGTCTCCGTCTTCGACCGGAAGAACTATTTCTATGCCGACCTGCCGGCCGGCTATCAGATCTCGCAGTTCACCCGGCCGATCGTCGGCAAGGGCACCATCGTGCTCGACCTCGCGGGCGGCGCCAGCCGCTCGGTCGGGATCACCCGCCTGCACCTGGAGCAGGACGCGGGCAAGAGCATGCACGACCAGCATCCGACGATGTCCTACATCGACCTCAACCGGTCGGGCGTCGCCCTCATGGAGATCGTGTCCGAGCCCGACATGCGCACCTCCGAGGAGGCCGGCGCCTATCTGAAGAAGCTCCGCTCCATCCTGCGCTATCTCGGCACCTGCGACGGGAACATGGAGGAGGGGTCGATGCGGTGCGACTGCAACGTCTCCGTCCGCCGCCCGGGCGAGGAACTGGGCACGCGCTGCGAGATCAAGAATGTGAACTCGATCCGCTTCGTCATGCAGTCGATCGAGTACGAGGCCCGGCGCCAGATCGCCATCATCGAGGATGGCGGCACGATCCGCCAGGAAACCCGCTTGTTCGATTCCGGCAAGGGCGAGACGCGCTCGATGCGCTCCAAGGAGCATGCGCACGACTATCGCTACTTCCCCGACCCGGACCTGCTGCCGCTGATCCTGACCCAGGAATTCGTCGACGAGATCAAGGCCGGCATGCCGGAGCTGCCGGATGCGAAGAAGGCGCGCTTCGTCGCCGAATACGGCCTGACGCCCTATGACGCCGGCGTGCTGGTGGGCGAGCAGGAGAATGCCGCCTTCTTCGAGGCCGTCGCCCGCGGCCGCGACCCCAAGCTGGCGGCCAACTGGGTGACCGGCGACTTCTTCGCCTTCCTCAACAAGGCGGGCAAGCCGATCGCCGAAAGCCCGGTCTCGGCCGAGGCGCTGGGCGGGCTGATCGACCTCATCCGCGACGGCACCATCTCGGGCCGGCTCGCCAAGGAGGTGTTCGAGGCGATGTGGGAGACGGGCAAGCCCGCCGCCGTCATCGTCGAGGAACGCGGCCTGAAGCAGGACTCCGACACGGGTTCGATCGAGGCCTCGATCGACCAGGTGATGGCGGCCAACGCCGACAAGGTGGCCGAGTATCGCTCGGGCAAGGACAAGCTGTTCGGCTTCTTCGTCGGCCAGGTGATGAAGGCGACCCAGGGCAAGGCCAA
- a CDS encoding O-linked N-acetylglucosamine transferase family protein: MDAIAAPSPAPPSPAEAERRILAGDLAGAAALVRAAAGETAENPGWARLRLVLHLLDAGHAPGAYEGRVPDILQLVPAVDLPPPDLPALASAAIVDADHFARTVEAERRMALAAGRHAEQLFAAGDAQAAHDVLEQALAVVAPPVELFRLFGRVNTRLGRASDALFAHERAVDLAPDDRSARIELGQAMLAVEDHEGAAALLGSLALDPVADAVAYSCWLAALALGAGGAEALVQPTAEFRTAASRRMSAPTPRGPAPPRPRVGFLWSQGHRGAGYWMADLLRHRDRDRWGAVLYGVGLKKRFQASGLPPLFDRVVLCHDKGNAVTARQMAADGIDLLVSFAAHGHPGFLSVLDHRPARVHVEWLETGWPSGHPTVSHLLADREHCPQGLTDPLPCRVASFPGTMITGGPALETADRIGREREGGDELAFGWCGRAGAISEATLDAWAKIVQHVPGSTLRLRHDDYRLGAARERMTIGWLRRGMEPRRLLIDSLEEGESELAPWRAIDIALDSFPAGDIAATIDALAMGVPIITMDGARYAGRHAASAMRMLGMGRLVAPDPEQYIQHALRLAANRDLLLTMRAEIPDRMRASPLAGHPTLARAFEKAVDLLLGIARGA, from the coding sequence TTGGACGCGATCGCCGCCCCCTCGCCGGCCCCGCCTTCGCCGGCCGAGGCAGAGCGGCGGATTCTGGCGGGCGACCTGGCCGGTGCCGCAGCCCTGGTGCGAGCGGCGGCCGGCGAGACGGCCGAGAACCCGGGCTGGGCCCGGCTGCGCCTCGTGCTGCATCTCCTGGATGCCGGCCATGCCCCCGGCGCCTATGAGGGCCGGGTGCCCGACATCCTGCAACTGGTGCCGGCCGTCGACCTGCCGCCGCCGGACCTGCCGGCGCTGGCTTCGGCCGCCATCGTCGACGCCGACCATTTCGCGCGCACCGTCGAGGCCGAGCGGCGCATGGCCCTGGCCGCCGGACGACATGCCGAACAGCTCTTCGCCGCCGGCGACGCCCAGGCCGCGCATGACGTGCTGGAACAGGCACTGGCCGTGGTCGCCCCCCCGGTCGAGCTGTTCCGGCTGTTCGGCCGGGTGAACACGCGGCTGGGCCGGGCGTCCGACGCGCTCTTCGCCCACGAGCGCGCCGTCGACCTGGCGCCCGACGACCGCAGCGCCCGGATCGAACTCGGCCAGGCCATGCTGGCCGTCGAGGACCATGAGGGGGCTGCCGCCCTGCTGGGCAGTCTGGCGCTCGATCCTGTGGCAGACGCGGTGGCCTACTCCTGCTGGCTGGCCGCGCTGGCCCTAGGTGCCGGCGGCGCCGAGGCGCTGGTCCAGCCGACAGCAGAATTTCGGACCGCCGCCAGCCGGCGCATGAGCGCCCCCACGCCCCGCGGCCCGGCGCCACCGCGCCCGCGGGTCGGGTTCCTGTGGTCGCAGGGCCATCGCGGCGCCGGCTACTGGATGGCCGACCTGCTGCGCCATCGCGACCGCGACCGCTGGGGCGCCGTTCTCTATGGCGTCGGCCTGAAGAAGCGATTCCAGGCATCGGGCCTGCCGCCGCTGTTCGACCGCGTCGTCCTCTGCCACGACAAAGGGAACGCCGTCACGGCGCGCCAGATGGCCGCCGACGGCATCGACCTGCTGGTCAGCTTCGCCGCGCACGGCCATCCGGGCTTTCTGTCCGTGCTCGACCACCGCCCGGCCCGCGTCCATGTCGAATGGCTGGAGACCGGCTGGCCGAGCGGGCATCCGACGGTGTCGCACCTGCTGGCCGACCGCGAGCACTGCCCGCAGGGCCTGACGGACCCGCTGCCATGCCGCGTCGCCAGCTTTCCCGGCACCATGATCACCGGCGGGCCGGCCCTGGAAACCGCCGACCGCATCGGCCGCGAGCGCGAAGGCGGCGACGAACTGGCATTCGGCTGGTGCGGGCGGGCGGGGGCCATCAGCGAGGCCACGCTCGACGCGTGGGCCAAGATCGTCCAGCACGTCCCGGGCTCCACCTTGCGGCTGCGCCACGACGACTATCGCCTCGGTGCGGCGCGCGAGCGGATGACCATAGGCTGGTTGCGGCGCGGGATGGAGCCCAGGCGCCTCCTGATCGATTCGCTCGAGGAGGGCGAAAGCGAACTTGCACCTTGGCGCGCCATCGACATCGCGCTCGACAGCTTCCCGGCAGGCGACATCGCCGCCACCATCGACGCGCTGGCGATGGGCGTGCCGATCATCACCATGGACGGAGCGCGCTATGCCGGCCGCCACGCCGCATCGGCGATGCGGATGCTGGGGATGGGCCGCCTCGTGGCCCCGGACCCCGAGCAGTATATCCAGCATGCCCTGCGGCTGGCCGCCAATCGCGACCTGCTCCTGACCATGCGGGCTGAGATTCCGGACCGGATGCGGGCCTCGCCCCTGGCCGGCCACCCGACTCTGGCCCGCGCCTTCGAAAAAGCGGTAGACCTGCTGCTGGGCATCGCGCGAGGAGCATAG
- the plsY gene encoding glycerol-3-phosphate 1-O-acyltransferase PlsY has protein sequence MSATMVAILAGLGGLLLGSIPFGLLLTRAAGLGDIRAIGSGNIGATNVLRTGRKDLAIATLLLDGGKGALAVILAAPFGPTAAALAAGGAVLGHMFTPWLAFQGGKGMATAIGVSLAMAWPLGLGLILVWLLMAAIFRISSLAALTACVAAPVISWLLADFPGLAPHPERTLLIAIVGVLVILRHPDNIRRLLAGTEPRIGRSNKG, from the coding sequence ATGTCGGCGACCATGGTGGCGATCCTGGCCGGGCTGGGCGGGCTGTTGCTGGGCAGCATCCCGTTCGGCCTGCTGCTGACGCGCGCAGCCGGCCTGGGCGACATTCGCGCCATCGGCTCGGGCAACATCGGCGCCACCAACGTCCTGCGCACCGGGCGCAAGGACCTGGCGATCGCGACGCTGCTGCTGGATGGTGGCAAGGGCGCGCTGGCCGTCATCCTGGCCGCGCCGTTCGGCCCCACCGCAGCGGCCCTGGCCGCGGGCGGTGCCGTGCTGGGCCATATGTTCACCCCATGGCTCGCCTTCCAGGGCGGCAAGGGCATGGCGACCGCGATCGGCGTCAGCCTCGCCATGGCATGGCCGCTCGGCCTCGGCCTGATCCTGGTCTGGCTGCTGATGGCTGCCATCTTCCGTATCTCGTCGCTGGCGGCGCTCACCGCCTGCGTCGCGGCGCCCGTCATCTCGTGGCTGCTGGCGGACTTCCCCGGCCTGGCGCCCCATCCGGAGCGCACGCTGCTGATCGCCATCGTCGGCGTGCTCGTGATCCTGCGTCACCCCGACAATATCCGCCGCCTCCTGGCCGGCACCGAGCCGCGCATCGGCCGCTCCAACAAGGGCTGA
- a CDS encoding aspartate carbamoyltransferase catalytic subunit, whose product MSSLAASASYPHRHLLGIEGLSAAEITHLIDRSELFVSQNQGADKKGGSLRGRTIINLFFENSTRTRTSFELAGKRLGGDVINMSVEYSSMKKGETLIDTAMTLNAMNPDVLCVRHPESGAVKLLSDKVNCAVINAGDGTHEHPTQALLDALTIRRRKGSLRGLVVAICGDVLHSRVARSNIALLNTMGARVRVVAPRTLLPTAIDRLGVEVFHDMKRGLADTDIVMMLRLQTERMAGSFVPSIREYYHFFGLDYAKLAVAKPDALIMHPGPMNRGVEIDSEVADDIDRSLIRQQVEMGVAVRMACLEVLAENLTTRNAAAVEAGR is encoded by the coding sequence ATGTCTTCGCTTGCGGCTTCGGCCAGCTATCCACACCGTCACCTGCTCGGCATTGAGGGCCTGTCGGCGGCGGAGATCACCCACCTGATCGACCGGTCGGAGCTGTTCGTCAGCCAGAATCAGGGCGCCGACAAGAAGGGCGGGTCGCTGCGCGGCCGCACGATCATCAACCTCTTCTTCGAGAATTCGACGCGCACCCGGACCTCGTTCGAGCTGGCCGGCAAGCGGCTGGGCGGCGACGTCATCAACATGTCGGTCGAATATTCGTCGATGAAGAAGGGCGAGACCCTGATCGACACGGCGATGACGCTGAACGCGATGAACCCGGACGTGCTGTGCGTCCGCCATCCCGAGAGCGGCGCCGTCAAGCTGCTGTCCGACAAGGTGAACTGCGCCGTCATCAATGCCGGCGACGGCACCCACGAGCACCCGACGCAGGCCCTTCTGGACGCGCTGACGATCCGCCGCCGCAAGGGCAGCCTGCGCGGCCTGGTGGTCGCCATCTGCGGCGACGTGCTGCACAGCCGGGTCGCGCGCTCCAACATCGCGCTCTTGAACACCATGGGCGCCCGCGTCCGCGTAGTGGCGCCGCGCACCCTGCTGCCGACGGCGATCGACCGGCTGGGGGTGGAGGTCTTCCACGACATGAAACGCGGCTTGGCCGACACCGACATCGTCATGATGCTGCGCCTGCAGACCGAGCGGATGGCCGGCAGCTTCGTGCCCTCGATCCGTGAGTACTACCACTTCTTCGGGCTCGACTACGCCAAGCTGGCGGTCGCCAAGCCCGACGCGCTGATCATGCATCCCGGCCCGATGAACCGCGGCGTGGAGATCGACAGCGAGGTCGCCGACGACATCGACCGCTCGCTGATCCGCCAGCAGGTCGAGATGGGGGTGGCCGTCCGCATGGCCTGCCTGGAGGTCCTGGCGGAGAATCTGACGACCCGCAACGCGGCTGCCGTGGAGGCCGGCCGATGA
- the ruvX gene encoding Holliday junction resolvase RuvX, with amino-acid sequence MAIVQLAELAPLRAGPARLLGLDVGTKTVGLALSDTRLVIATPMETIRRAKFQEDAARLADIVRRQGVGGLVVGLPIGMDGRENPRSQSVRAFVRNLLAVIDLPAAMWDERLSTAAVERAMIAADMTRSRRAEAIDRAAAAYILQGALDALAHVQASAPEA; translated from the coding sequence ATGGCCATCGTCCAACTCGCCGAACTTGCCCCCCTGCGCGCCGGACCAGCCCGCCTGCTGGGTCTCGACGTCGGCACCAAGACGGTGGGCCTGGCCTTGTCCGATACCCGCCTCGTCATCGCCACGCCGATGGAGACGATCCGCCGCGCGAAGTTCCAGGAGGATGCGGCCCGCCTGGCCGACATCGTCCGCCGCCAGGGCGTGGGCGGGCTGGTCGTCGGCCTGCCGATCGGTATGGATGGCCGGGAGAACCCGCGCAGCCAGTCGGTCCGGGCCTTCGTGCGCAACCTGCTGGCCGTGATCGATCTGCCGGCGGCGATGTGGGACGAGCGGCTGTCGACGGCCGCCGTCGAGCGGGCGATGATCGCCGCCGACATGACCCGCAGCCGCCGGGCCGAGGCGATCGACCGGGCGGCCGCCGCCTACATCCTGCAAGGCGCGCTGGATGCGCTGGCGCACGTGCAGGCCAGCGCGCCCGAGGCTTGA
- the gatA gene encoding Asp-tRNA(Asn)/Glu-tRNA(Gln) amidotransferase subunit GatA: MHASDLTDITLADARDGLAAKRFSAAELADAHVAAVAAGRSLNAFITETPDQARAMAAESDRRIAAGEARPLEGIPLAIKDLFCTEGVLTTAASHILDGFRPAYESTVTANLWRAGAVMLGKANLDEFAMGSSNMTSYHGAVENPWRRQGDNRPLTPGGSSGGSAAAVAARMALGATGTDTGGSIRQPASFCGIVGIKPTYGRCSRWGIVAFASSLDQAGPMARTVRDTAILLGQMAGHDPKDSTSVDLPVPDFEKALDQGVRGLRIGIPREYRIEGTPPEIEALWQQGIAWLKDAGAEPVEISLPHARHALPTYYIIAPAEASSNLARYDGVRFGLRVPGQTLDEMYENTRAAGFGAEVKRRVLIGTYVLSAGYYDAYYLKAQRVRARIVEDFRNAFEKVDAILTPTAPSAAFGLGDKMDDPIAMYLNDIFTVTANLAGLPGLSVPGGLSAEGLPLGLQVLGRAFDEETVLRVGHAIERAAGFTAKPASVGGAA; this comes from the coding sequence ATGCACGCTTCCGATCTGACCGACATTACCCTGGCCGATGCCCGCGACGGGCTGGCGGCTAAGCGGTTCTCCGCGGCCGAGCTGGCCGATGCCCATGTGGCGGCGGTAGCAGCCGGCCGTTCGCTGAATGCCTTCATCACCGAGACGCCCGATCAGGCCCGCGCGATGGCGGCCGAGAGCGACCGGCGCATCGCCGCCGGCGAGGCCCGCCCGCTGGAGGGCATCCCGCTCGCCATCAAGGACCTGTTCTGCACCGAGGGCGTGCTGACCACGGCCGCCTCGCACATCCTGGACGGCTTCCGCCCAGCCTATGAATCGACCGTCACCGCCAACCTGTGGCGGGCGGGTGCGGTCATGCTGGGCAAGGCCAACCTGGACGAGTTCGCCATGGGCTCGTCCAACATGACGAGCTACCACGGCGCGGTGGAGAACCCCTGGCGGCGCCAGGGCGACAACCGGCCGCTGACGCCGGGCGGCTCGTCCGGCGGCTCGGCCGCGGCCGTGGCCGCGCGGATGGCGCTGGGGGCGACCGGCACCGATACCGGCGGCTCGATCCGCCAGCCGGCGTCGTTCTGCGGCATCGTCGGTATCAAGCCGACCTATGGCCGCTGTTCGCGCTGGGGCATCGTTGCGTTTGCCTCCTCGCTCGACCAGGCGGGGCCGATGGCCCGCACGGTGCGCGACACGGCGATCCTGCTGGGCCAGATGGCCGGCCACGACCCTAAGGATTCGACCTCGGTCGACCTGCCCGTGCCCGACTTCGAGAAGGCGCTGGATCAGGGCGTGCGCGGCCTGCGCATCGGCATCCCGCGGGAATACCGCATCGAGGGCACCCCGCCCGAGATCGAGGCCCTGTGGCAGCAGGGGATCGCCTGGCTGAAGGACGCCGGCGCCGAGCCGGTCGAGATCAGCCTGCCGCATGCCCGCCATGCCCTGCCGACCTACTACATCATCGCGCCGGCAGAAGCCTCGTCCAACCTGGCGCGCTATGACGGCGTGCGCTTCGGCCTGCGCGTGCCCGGCCAGACGCTGGACGAGATGTACGAGAACACCCGTGCCGCCGGCTTCGGGGCCGAGGTGAAGCGCCGCGTGCTGATCGGCACCTACGTGCTGTCGGCCGGCTACTACGATGCCTACTACCTGAAGGCCCAGCGCGTGCGCGCCCGCATCGTCGAGGATTTCCGCAACGCCTTCGAGAAGGTGGACGCGATCCTGACGCCGACCGCGCCGTCGGCCGCCTTCGGCCTGGGCGACAAGATGGACGACCCGATCGCCATGTACCTGAACGACATCTTCACGGTGACCGCCAACCTGGCGGGCCTGCCCGGCCTGTCGGTGCCGGGCGGCCTGTCGGCCGAGGGGCTGCCGCTCGGCCTGCAGGTGCTGGGACGTGCCTTCGACGAGGAAACGGTGCTGCGCGTCGGCCACGCCATCGAGCGCGCGGCCGGCTTCACGGCCAAGCCCGCCAGCGTCGGAGGTGCAGCATGA
- the gatC gene encoding Asp-tRNA(Asn)/Glu-tRNA(Gln) amidotransferase subunit GatC, whose product MAIDTDTVAHIARLARIKVTDDEKTALAGELSTILQWIEQLDSVDTAGVEPVSSVVDAVLPWRADRVTDGGQAEKILRNAPEAVPGFFAVPKVVE is encoded by the coding sequence ATGGCCATCGATACCGATACCGTCGCGCATATCGCGCGGCTTGCCCGCATCAAGGTGACGGACGACGAGAAGACGGCGCTTGCCGGCGAGCTGTCGACGATCCTGCAATGGATCGAGCAATTGGACAGCGTCGATACCGCCGGCGTCGAGCCCGTCTCGTCGGTCGTCGATGCCGTGCTGCCGTGGCGGGCCGACCGGGTGACCGACGGCGGCCAGGCCGAGAAGATTCTGCGGAATGCACCCGAGGCCGTGCCCGGCTTCTTCGCGGTGCCGAAGGTGGTGGAGTGA
- a CDS encoding succinylglutamate desuccinylase/aspartoacylase family protein, with protein MTSRATRVPLLSNSPGTERFLTVYRFGTPGARPKAYLQAAIHANELPGVMALHYLLPMLDAAQKAGQIKGEIIVVPTANPVGLSQHMFANHLGRYDFNILENYNRKYLDIGDAIVAQVKDKLGPDEAANTDLVRRAMVAAVEGHHAPNEPQFLKKTLMAMSVDADYVLDLHCDAHAALHLFAGASHADAVSDLSAQIGSQATTVGRPESIPQVMSFSACNIAPWLKLAQAYPDAALPKTSFSVTIEYRGQADVSHELGKGDGTALFKFLQRRGVVGGDPGPLPAPKCKITPGWGMDVAYAPKAGMLVYLKDRGVTVQEGEAVCEIIDPLDPFSDDCKTVIKAAATGVLFSRRRDGQLAFPGQVVFRMACENELPHRIGRPGTDD; from the coding sequence ATGACCAGCCGCGCCACCCGTGTGCCCCTGCTTTCAAACAGCCCCGGCACCGAGCGTTTCCTCACCGTCTATCGCTTCGGCACGCCCGGCGCCCGGCCCAAGGCGTATCTGCAAGCGGCCATCCATGCCAACGAACTGCCAGGCGTGATGGCGCTGCACTACCTGCTGCCGATGCTGGACGCCGCCCAGAAGGCCGGCCAGATCAAGGGCGAGATCATCGTCGTGCCGACCGCCAACCCGGTCGGCCTGTCGCAGCACATGTTCGCCAACCATCTCGGCCGCTACGACTTCAACATTCTCGAGAACTACAACCGCAAGTATCTCGACATCGGCGACGCGATCGTGGCCCAGGTGAAGGACAAGCTCGGCCCGGACGAGGCTGCCAACACCGACCTGGTGCGCCGGGCGATGGTGGCCGCCGTCGAGGGACACCACGCCCCGAACGAGCCGCAGTTCCTGAAGAAGACGCTGATGGCGATGTCGGTCGATGCCGACTACGTGCTGGACCTGCATTGCGACGCGCACGCGGCGCTGCATCTCTTCGCCGGTGCCAGCCATGCCGACGCGGTGTCGGACCTGTCGGCGCAGATCGGAAGCCAGGCGACCACGGTCGGGCGGCCGGAATCGATCCCCCAGGTCATGAGCTTCAGCGCCTGCAACATCGCGCCCTGGCTGAAGCTGGCCCAGGCCTACCCGGACGCGGCCCTGCCCAAGACCTCGTTCTCGGTCACCATCGAGTATCGCGGCCAGGCCGACGTGTCGCACGAACTGGGCAAAGGCGACGGCACCGCGCTCTTCAAGTTCCTGCAGCGGCGCGGCGTGGTCGGCGGCGATCCCGGCCCGTTGCCGGCGCCGAAATGCAAGATCACCCCCGGCTGGGGCATGGATGTCGCCTATGCCCCCAAGGCCGGCATGCTGGTCTACCTCAAGGATCGCGGCGTCACCGTCCAGGAGGGCGAGGCGGTGTGCGAGATCATCGACCCGCTCGACCCCTTCTCGGACGATTGCAAGACCGTGATCAAGGCGGCGGCGACCGGCGTCCTGTTCAGCCGGCGGCGCGATGGCCAACTGGCCTTCCCGGGCCAGGTCGTCTTCCGCATGGCCTGCGAGAACGAGCTGCCGCACCGCATCGGCCGGCCCGGCACGGACGACTAG
- the pyrC gene encoding dihydroorotase, translating into MTRVALANARLFDPATGRDTPGGLLIVDGRIADLGPALFADGVPEGAEAIDCAGRLLVPGLIDMRAQLREPGNEHQENMATASQAAVAGGITTIVCLPNTDPVIDDVALVEFVRRRGRDIGLAHIHPYAAATKGLAGKELTEMGLLAEAGAVGFTDGTRAIANAGIMRRALSYARTFDLLLVQHPEEPTLSHPGGMNEGEIATRLGLPGIPAMAEVVLLERDLRLVELTGARYHAAHLSTAGAVEAIRDAKRRGLPVTCDTAPPYFALNETAVGDYRTFAKLSPPLRSDGDRRAIVAGIADGTIDAIASDHAPHDQDSKRLPFSSAASGIIGLETLLPLVLELAHQGDVPLARALAAVTAAPAGILGLDCGRLAVGAPADLTLIDLDRPWRIAVDRFRSKSKNSPFDGRPVQGRAAMTMLGGRVVHRVAD; encoded by the coding sequence ATGACCCGGGTCGCGCTCGCCAACGCCCGCCTGTTCGACCCCGCCACCGGCCGCGACACGCCGGGCGGGCTGCTCATCGTCGACGGGCGCATCGCCGACCTGGGGCCCGCGCTCTTCGCCGACGGCGTGCCCGAGGGGGCGGAAGCGATCGACTGCGCCGGGCGGCTGCTGGTGCCGGGCCTGATCGACATGCGCGCGCAATTGCGCGAGCCCGGCAACGAGCACCAGGAGAACATGGCGACCGCCAGCCAGGCGGCCGTGGCCGGCGGCATCACCACCATCGTCTGCCTGCCCAACACCGATCCGGTGATCGACGACGTGGCCCTGGTGGAGTTCGTGCGCCGCCGCGGACGCGACATCGGCCTCGCCCATATCCATCCCTATGCCGCCGCCACCAAGGGCCTGGCGGGCAAGGAACTGACCGAGATGGGCCTGCTGGCGGAGGCGGGCGCGGTCGGCTTCACCGACGGCACGCGCGCCATCGCCAATGCCGGCATCATGCGGCGCGCGCTCAGCTATGCCCGCACCTTCGACCTGCTGCTGGTGCAGCACCCCGAGGAGCCGACCCTGTCGCACCCGGGCGGCATGAACGAGGGCGAGATCGCCACCCGGCTCGGCCTGCCCGGCATCCCGGCGATGGCCGAGGTGGTGCTGCTGGAACGCGACCTGCGCTTGGTCGAGTTGACCGGCGCGCGCTACCACGCCGCCCATCTGTCGACGGCGGGCGCGGTGGAGGCCATCCGCGATGCCAAGCGGCGCGGGCTGCCGGTCACTTGCGACACGGCCCCGCCCTACTTCGCGCTGAACGAGACGGCGGTCGGCGACTACCGCACCTTCGCCAAGCTGTCGCCGCCCTTGCGCAGCGACGGCGACCGGCGGGCGATCGTGGCCGGCATCGCCGACGGCACGATCGACGCCATCGCCAGCGACCACGCCCCGCACGACCAGGATTCCAAGCGCCTGCCCTTCAGCTCGGCCGCCAGCGGCATCATCGGGCTGGAGACGCTGCTGCCGCTGGTTCTGGAACTGGCCCACCAGGGCGACGTGCCGTTGGCCCGCGCGCTGGCGGCGGTCACCGCGGCACCGGCCGGCATCCTCGGGCTGGATTGCGGCCGCCTGGCCGTCGGCGCCCCGGCCGACCTGACGCTGATCGACCTCGACCGCCCCTGGCGCATCGCCGTCGACCGCTTCCGCTCCAAGTCCAAGAACTCGCCCTTCGACGGCCGGCCGGTGCAGGGGCGCGCGGCCATGACCATGCTGGGCGGCCGCGTCGTCCACCGCGTCGCGGACTGA